Proteins encoded in a region of the Roseateles sp. SL47 genome:
- a CDS encoding PQQ-dependent sugar dehydrogenase: MHKNNRLPTVRPLVLAAALWAVTLSLSTAQALEAQPANPPGYGPNPTLPEPNKTLVPTINVAKAVGWSGQAQPQAAAGLTVVRFADKLVHPRWLYVLPNGDVLVAETNGPERPDDGKGPKAWVTKQFQKKAGATVKSANRITLLRDTNGDGVADQRFVFAEGLNSPFGMALIGDQFYVANTDAVVRFPYREGQTRLAGPPTKLADLPGGRINHHWTKSLIANADGTKLYAGIGSNSNVAENGMEAEQERAAILEVDVKSGASRVFASGLRNPVGLAWEPTSKALWVAVNERDELGDDLVPDYITSVQENGFYGWPYSYYGKHVDNRVSPPRPDLVDKAIVPDFAVGAHTASLGLAASDGNKLSQAYAHGMFIGQHGSWNRKNPAGYKVVFVPFVGAKPSGMPLDVLTGFLDAKGQAQGRPVGVALDKQGALLVADDVGNVIWKVQAR, encoded by the coding sequence ATGCACAAGAACAATCGCCTGCCAACCGTCCGCCCCTTGGTGCTTGCCGCCGCACTGTGGGCCGTCACCCTCAGCCTCTCCACCGCCCAGGCGCTGGAAGCCCAGCCGGCCAATCCGCCGGGGTACGGCCCCAACCCCACGCTGCCTGAACCCAACAAGACCCTGGTACCCACCATCAACGTGGCCAAGGCGGTCGGCTGGTCTGGCCAGGCCCAGCCCCAGGCAGCCGCTGGCCTGACGGTGGTGCGTTTCGCCGACAAACTTGTCCATCCGCGTTGGTTGTATGTGCTGCCCAACGGCGACGTGCTGGTGGCGGAGACCAATGGCCCGGAGCGGCCCGATGACGGCAAGGGCCCCAAGGCCTGGGTGACCAAGCAGTTCCAGAAGAAGGCCGGCGCCACCGTGAAGAGCGCCAACCGCATCACCCTGTTGCGCGACACCAATGGCGACGGTGTGGCCGACCAGCGCTTTGTTTTCGCCGAAGGCCTCAACTCCCCGTTTGGCATGGCCCTGATCGGTGATCAGTTCTATGTGGCCAATACCGATGCCGTTGTGCGTTTCCCCTATCGCGAAGGCCAGACCCGGTTGGCCGGCCCGCCGACGAAGCTGGCTGATCTACCGGGTGGCCGCATCAACCACCACTGGACCAAGAGCCTGATTGCCAATGCCGACGGCACCAAGCTTTATGCAGGCATCGGCTCCAACAGCAATGTGGCCGAAAACGGCATGGAGGCCGAGCAGGAGCGCGCTGCCATTCTGGAGGTCGACGTGAAGTCCGGTGCCAGCCGTGTGTTTGCCAGCGGCCTGCGCAATCCCGTGGGCCTGGCCTGGGAGCCGACCAGCAAGGCGCTGTGGGTAGCGGTGAACGAGCGTGACGAACTCGGCGACGATCTGGTGCCGGACTACATCACCTCGGTGCAGGAAAACGGCTTCTATGGCTGGCCGTACAGCTACTACGGCAAGCATGTCGACAACCGGGTGTCGCCGCCGCGGCCGGATCTGGTGGACAAGGCCATCGTCCCCGACTTCGCCGTCGGCGCGCACACCGCCTCGTTGGGCCTGGCTGCCAGTGACGGCAACAAGCTCTCGCAGGCCTATGCCCACGGCATGTTCATTGGTCAGCACGGGTCCTGGAACCGCAAGAACCCAGCGGGCTACAAGGTGGTGTTTGTGCCCTTTGTCGGCGCCAAACCCAGCGGCATGCCGCTGGATGTGCTGACCGGCTTCCTGGATGCCAAGGGCCAGGC